A genomic region of Spirochaetota bacterium contains the following coding sequences:
- a CDS encoding NADH-ubiquinone oxidoreductase-F iron-sulfur binding region domain-containing protein, with protein sequence MENTLEKLQEKFSLIFSVCDHSKIVNAIVKKSPEEIIDEITKSGLRGRGGAGFPTGIKWKAAKEAESHQKYVICNADEGEPGTFKDRKILRDHSELVLLGMCAAAKAIGATTGYIYLRGEYAFLKPQIEEKIKEYNELFKKHSIDFTVRLRMGSGAYVCGEESALIESIEGNRGEPRNKPPFPVTRGLFNFPTVVNNVETLAYAAIIVDEGASKFASIGTKDSKGSKMFSISGDAKIKGVFELPLGMKVQELVDLFSDGDTKAVQIGGASGFCVPRKLFKERIIGFEGIPTGGSIILFNSSRSMYRVLMNYLDFFKEESCGQCTPCRVGCQQLYLGIKAIHSGQKPLQYLHELQRLASTMAITAKCGLGQSVANPFISISEHFKEEICY encoded by the coding sequence ATGGAGAATACTCTTGAAAAATTGCAGGAAAAATTTTCGTTAATTTTTTCGGTTTGCGATCATAGCAAAATAGTCAACGCAATTGTAAAAAAAAGTCCTGAAGAAATTATAGATGAAATTACAAAATCGGGATTGCGAGGAAGAGGTGGGGCAGGATTCCCAACCGGTATAAAATGGAAAGCAGCAAAAGAGGCTGAATCACATCAAAAATATGTGATATGTAATGCTGATGAGGGAGAACCCGGAACTTTTAAAGATAGAAAAATATTACGGGATCACAGCGAACTTGTGCTTTTGGGTATGTGTGCAGCTGCAAAGGCTATTGGTGCTACAACAGGATATATATATCTACGTGGCGAGTATGCATTTCTAAAACCACAAATAGAAGAAAAAATCAAAGAATATAATGAATTATTTAAAAAGCATTCTATTGATTTTACAGTCCGTCTGAGGATGGGCAGTGGCGCATATGTATGTGGTGAGGAAAGTGCACTTATTGAATCAATAGAAGGTAATCGTGGGGAACCTCGTAATAAACCACCATTTCCGGTTACCAGAGGTTTATTTAATTTTCCAACAGTTGTGAACAATGTAGAAACATTAGCCTATGCAGCAATCATTGTAGATGAAGGCGCTTCAAAATTTGCATCAATAGGAACTAAAGATTCAAAAGGATCAAAGATGTTCTCCATTTCGGGTGATGCAAAAATAAAAGGTGTCTTTGAACTCCCATTGGGTATGAAGGTACAAGAACTTGTGGATTTATTTTCTGATGGCGATACAAAGGCTGTTCAGATAGGAGGAGCATCGGGATTTTGTGTTCCGCGCAAACTATTCAAAGAAAGGATTATTGGCTTTGAAGGCATACCAACCGGGGGTTCTATAATTTTGTTTAATAGCTCACGATCAATGTATAGGGTTTTGATGAATTATCTTGATTTCTTTAAAGAGGAGTCATGCGGACAGTGTACACCGTGCAGGGTAGGTTGTCAGCAACTGTATTTAGGGATAAAGGCAATTCACAGTGGCCAGAAACCATTACAGTATTTACATGAATTACAACGGCTGGCCAGTACTATGGCAATAACGGCAAAATGTGGTTTGGGGCAATCGGTTGCCAATCCTTTTATTTCGATTAGTGAACATTTCAAAGAAGAAATTTGTTACTGA
- the mtaB gene encoding tRNA (N(6)-L-threonylcarbamoyladenosine(37)-C(2))-methylthiotransferase MtaB produces MYEKTFSIKTLGCKCNQYESAQIASQFLSSGYKAVPFGSPADIVIINTCTVTDKSNKKCRNYIRQGAKFSKTGKVIVTGCMVETHKDELDAMPEVQASFTNVQKDQIPVLSGAIDSSTANSINEINNNYALPFMRTRGYIKIQDGCDGGCSYCIVPKVRGNPTSRPVDDILKHAQFLIEHNCPEIVLTGITIGKYQYHDDTLASIIKKIIALDGNFRVRVTSVEPTHVSNELIDILKHDKVCKHIHLPLQSGSDSVLKHMNRPYTVDFYAKLIDTIRTSIPEIAIGTDIIIGYPSEKEEDFTATIDLVRMLQFAYVHQFSYSPREGTMSSNYRPLPYDSIHTRAQRLRDVAQECSYQYRLQFLHTTRPAVVEKDGNCLTALTDNYLKVSLEDNHFNRSRLGTIVPVKITLVSREKIEGSIEI; encoded by the coding sequence ATGTATGAAAAAACGTTTTCAATAAAAACATTAGGGTGTAAATGCAATCAGTATGAATCTGCTCAGATAGCTTCACAGTTTTTATCATCAGGATATAAAGCAGTCCCATTTGGCTCACCTGCAGATATTGTTATTATCAACACCTGCACTGTTACCGATAAAAGCAATAAAAAATGTCGTAACTATATCCGCCAGGGTGCAAAATTTTCAAAAACTGGCAAGGTTATTGTTACCGGTTGCATGGTGGAAACACATAAAGATGAACTTGATGCTATGCCTGAAGTACAGGCGTCATTTACAAACGTGCAAAAGGATCAAATACCAGTATTATCAGGAGCCATTGATTCAAGTACTGCAAATTCAATAAATGAAATAAATAATAATTACGCATTGCCGTTTATGCGTACACGCGGCTATATCAAAATTCAGGATGGATGTGATGGAGGATGCTCATATTGCATTGTACCAAAAGTGCGCGGCAATCCAACATCACGGCCGGTGGATGATATTTTAAAGCATGCACAATTCTTGATTGAACATAATTGTCCTGAAATTGTATTAACTGGCATCACTATTGGTAAATATCAGTATCATGATGATACATTAGCATCCATAATAAAAAAAATAATTGCTCTGGATGGCAATTTTAGGGTACGGGTAACTTCGGTTGAACCTACACACGTTAGTAATGAACTCATAGATATTTTGAAACATGATAAAGTTTGTAAACACATTCATCTGCCATTACAATCAGGATCAGATTCTGTTCTTAAGCATATGAACAGACCTTATACAGTCGATTTCTATGCAAAGCTCATTGACACAATAAGGACATCAATACCTGAGATTGCTATTGGCACCGACATTATCATTGGGTATCCATCTGAAAAAGAAGAAGACTTTACGGCAACGATAGATTTGGTGCGTATGCTGCAATTTGCCTATGTTCACCAGTTCAGCTATTCACCCAGGGAAGGAACAATGTCCAGTAACTATCGCCCATTACCATATGATAGTATTCATACACGAGCACAACGTTTGCGAGATGTTGCACAAGAGTGTTCATACCAATATCGTTTGCAGTTTTTACACACTACACGTCCTGCAGTTGTAGAAAAAGATGGCAATTGTTTAACAGCACTTACCGATAACTATCTAAAAGTTTCCCTTGAAGATAATCATTTTAACAGAAGTAGGTTAGGTACAATAGTACCCGTGAAGATCACGTTAGTATCTAGAGAAAAAATTGAAGGCTCAATAGAAATTTAA
- a CDS encoding NAD(P)H-dependent oxidoreductase subunit E, translating into MVDSILQELNPQNKDLLLVALQKLSVHGRLDEHLLSKVAQHFNVSPAKVYGVASFYSFIPLVSTGRYVIRICKSISCDMANKDEIVTAIKEYLGIDSGQTTSDKMFTLLETNCLGWCDEAPAMIINDVPYTHLTNEKVIAILTKLKEEQ; encoded by the coding sequence ATGGTTGATTCTATATTACAGGAATTAAATCCTCAAAATAAGGATTTATTGCTTGTTGCATTACAGAAGTTATCTGTACACGGCAGGCTTGATGAACATTTGTTAAGCAAGGTAGCACAACATTTCAATGTTTCACCTGCAAAGGTATATGGTGTGGCATCGTTTTATTCATTTATACCATTAGTATCAACTGGTAGATATGTTATTCGTATATGTAAAAGTATATCATGTGATATGGCAAATAAAGATGAGATAGTAACTGCAATAAAAGAATATTTAGGTATTGATAGTGGGCAAACTACCAGCGATAAGATGTTTACATTGCTTGAAACAAATTGTCTTGGATGGTGTGATGAAGCACCTGCAATGATTATCAATGATGTTCCTTATACCCATCTTACAAATGAAAAAGTAATAGCAATTCTCACGAAACTTAAAGAGGAACAATAA
- a CDS encoding M23 family metallopeptidase: MYDFKRYSFPEERKKNSFIYGFFSLLFILVIVIFTLIADKPQNNNKKIVSSNLSSVENKLIIDGIKMEDDTPPAETEGEVIFDDNFDDDIDLSNTVVVDTSKSKKKEKNYTIEELKKKDKRWHHTKYQIQKNDNIWKIAQKFDTNYKLILLANNIDNLDILKPGKIIIVPNRKGVFHRVKKGQSLMAIACLYKIPLHNIIINNSLKDSNCIFHGQTIFIPDTRVNVSNINDGTYIVKKEKSKENNQIKSNISLLWPVNGKITSSFGNRRNPLGKGRQFHCGLDISCDVDTPVRAAMDGTVIYSGWKDGYGNVVVIKHNKGYISVYGHNSNNLVKEGDSVQKGQVIAKSGMTGSVTGAHVHFEFRKYITPLNPLRYLKEK, translated from the coding sequence ATGTATGACTTTAAACGATATTCCTTCCCGGAAGAAAGGAAAAAGAATTCTTTTATTTATGGTTTTTTTTCACTGTTATTTATACTTGTGATAGTGATATTTACATTAATTGCTGATAAACCACAGAATAATAATAAAAAAATTGTTTCATCAAATCTGTCATCAGTTGAAAACAAACTTATTATTGATGGCATAAAGATGGAAGATGATACTCCCCCAGCTGAAACTGAAGGTGAGGTTATATTTGATGATAATTTTGATGATGATATAGACCTTTCAAATACTGTTGTGGTAGATACCTCCAAAAGTAAAAAAAAAGAAAAAAATTATACTATTGAAGAATTGAAAAAAAAAGATAAGCGCTGGCACCATACTAAATATCAAATACAAAAAAATGACAATATATGGAAGATAGCTCAAAAATTTGATACAAATTATAAATTGATACTTTTAGCAAATAATATAGACAATCTAGATATTCTAAAACCTGGGAAGATAATTATAGTTCCTAACAGGAAAGGAGTATTCCACAGAGTAAAAAAAGGTCAATCATTAATGGCAATAGCTTGCCTTTATAAAATTCCTTTACACAATATCATCATTAATAATTCATTAAAAGATTCAAATTGCATTTTTCATGGACAAACCATTTTTATACCAGATACACGTGTAAATGTAAGTAATATTAATGATGGTACGTATATAGTAAAAAAAGAGAAATCAAAAGAAAATAATCAGATTAAATCAAACATATCGTTACTATGGCCGGTAAATGGCAAAATTACATCCAGTTTTGGGAATAGAAGAAATCCATTGGGCAAAGGCCGTCAATTTCACTGTGGATTAGATATCAGTTGTGATGTTGATACACCGGTAAGGGCTGCTATGGATGGGACTGTAATCTATTCAGGATGGAAGGATGGTTATGGAAATGTAGTTGTCATAAAACACAATAAAGGGTATATTTCTGTATATGGGCATAACAGCAATAATTTGGTTAAAGAAGGCGATAGTGTGCAGAAAGGGCAGGTTATTGCAAAAAGTGGCATGACGGGTTCAGTAACCGGAGCACATGTACATTTTGAATTCAGGAAATATATAACGCCACTTAATCCTTTACGATATTTAAAGGAAAAATAA
- a CDS encoding response regulator → MKKVLIVDDDQDVVVSLKAILASKGYTVYEAYSGKEGIEVFKNVKPDVVLLDLMMEQVDTGITVCKQMRAENANVKIYMLSAVGDEAASTIDVAKAGFNGAISKPISPDELLRLVE, encoded by the coding sequence ATGAAAAAAGTTTTAATTGTAGATGACGATCAGGATGTTGTTGTTTCGTTAAAAGCAATACTTGCATCAAAAGGATATACCGTATACGAAGCATATAGCGGAAAAGAGGGCATTGAAGTATTTAAAAATGTTAAGCCAGATGTTGTACTTTTAGACTTAATGATGGAACAGGTGGATACAGGGATTACTGTGTGTAAACAGATGCGTGCTGAAAATGCCAATGTAAAAATCTATATGTTGAGTGCAGTTGGTGATGAGGCTGCATCCACTATTGATGTGGCAAAAGCTGGCTTTAATGGAGCTATCTCCAAGCCTATTTCACCTGATGAATTATTGCGCCTGGTGGAGTAA
- a CDS encoding tetratricopeptide repeat protein, whose protein sequence is MGFMYNHILRILNRSICIVFLLVSTIFATGQMKYDNPNQIIPVFYTQNDYVAWKAIVKGRIISIGEREDTAKQELTRTVQPKTKVTVRLYNTDGIHKGTTLYVINTNNLIVSRFTVETIFRSQSFGDMLVGYGYFRLSTIGDRVVQRFEGAYPEFAKIHKARGDYYKNTGEFGNAIKEYNQAIILDANYPEAHIELGKIYFNDNVLQFAFNEFEQAYKNKDRIVDKQDTYELLYYMAKTRFIEAYETNIPGSLKEKYIKDGINYAKEALTIMPDSVEDLYMLGIMYYKNTDPDDVQAKKTFEKVIELDPTHTGAYIALSELYLKHKNNKKANYYSKKALEVDPANERARFIYRITQEK, encoded by the coding sequence ATGGGATTCATGTATAATCATATTCTTCGAATTCTTAATCGTTCTATATGTATTGTATTTTTATTGGTAAGTACTATATTTGCTACCGGCCAGATGAAATATGATAATCCTAACCAGATTATCCCTGTATTTTATACCCAAAATGATTATGTTGCATGGAAAGCGATAGTTAAGGGGAGAATTATAAGCATTGGGGAAAGGGAAGATACGGCAAAACAGGAATTAACCCGCACAGTACAACCTAAAACAAAAGTAACTGTCAGGCTTTATAATACTGACGGCATTCATAAAGGAACAACGTTATATGTCATAAATACTAATAATTTAATTGTTTCCCGTTTTACAGTTGAGACTATTTTCCGTTCACAATCATTTGGAGATATGCTGGTTGGGTATGGATATTTCAGGTTGTCAACAATAGGTGATAGGGTTGTTCAACGATTTGAAGGTGCATATCCTGAATTTGCAAAAATTCATAAAGCACGCGGTGATTATTATAAAAACACTGGCGAATTTGGCAATGCCATAAAAGAATATAATCAGGCTATTATTCTTGATGCTAACTATCCTGAAGCTCATATTGAACTGGGTAAAATATATTTCAATGATAATGTTTTACAATTTGCTTTTAATGAATTTGAACAAGCATACAAAAATAAAGATAGGATAGTTGATAAGCAAGATACATATGAGTTATTATATTACATGGCAAAAACACGATTTATAGAAGCATATGAAACAAATATACCTGGTTCACTAAAAGAAAAATATATTAAAGATGGTATTAACTATGCAAAAGAAGCATTAACCATTATGCCTGATTCAGTTGAAGATTTGTACATGCTTGGTATCATGTATTATAAAAACACAGATCCTGATGATGTTCAAGCCAAGAAGACCTTTGAAAAAGTTATTGAGTTAGATCCAACCCATACAGGTGCATATATAGCATTGTCTGAATTATATTTAAAACATAAGAATAATAAGAAGGCAAACTATTATTCTAAAAAAGCACTTGAAGTGGATCCAGCAAATGAACGTGCGCGATTTATATATAGAATAACACAAGAAAAGTGA
- a CDS encoding CDP-alcohol phosphatidyltransferase family protein, whose amino-acid sequence MNEFLQNEIVRSLLPLIIINALAVLSFIVFLFIYPKRPRDPEIIARMHETFIGLIFREFWYWVNQPFINFFIYFKIKPNTITAISLLLAFVSAYFYYIGNFGLAGWILIVSATLDIIDGRVARTTNTVTKSGAYWDSCVDRYSEGVVFLGIAMYYQHNFIALLATIVALIGSELVSYTKARGEAIGVTTKRGVMQRAERLAIVCVISVLHPFFQVIFTNSSVNPEIVMIGAMIVMAVTTNLTAATRMRIIFREIKQTESNV is encoded by the coding sequence ATGAATGAATTCTTGCAAAATGAAATTGTGCGTTCCCTATTGCCATTAATTATTATAAATGCACTGGCTGTACTAAGCTTTATTGTTTTCTTATTTATCTATCCTAAAAGGCCCAGGGATCCTGAAATAATAGCAAGGATGCATGAAACATTTATTGGGCTTATTTTCAGGGAATTTTGGTATTGGGTTAATCAGCCATTTATTAATTTTTTTATTTATTTCAAAATAAAACCTAATACTATTACTGCTATTTCTCTTCTTCTGGCTTTTGTAAGTGCTTATTTTTATTATATTGGGAATTTTGGTCTGGCAGGGTGGATACTCATAGTGAGTGCAACACTGGATATAATAGATGGCCGTGTTGCAAGGACTACAAATACCGTAACAAAATCAGGTGCTTACTGGGATTCATGTGTTGACAGATATAGTGAAGGAGTTGTGTTTTTAGGTATAGCAATGTATTATCAGCATAATTTTATTGCATTACTTGCCACAATAGTAGCTTTAATAGGATCAGAGCTGGTAAGCTACACTAAAGCACGGGGTGAAGCAATAGGTGTTACTACAAAACGGGGAGTAATGCAAAGAGCTGAACGATTAGCAATAGTATGTGTCATTTCAGTTTTACACCCATTCTTCCAGGTAATATTTACAAATTCATCGGTTAATCCTGAAATAGTTATGATTGGTGCTATGATTGTTATGGCAGTTACAACAAATCTTACAGCAGCAACCAGGATGCGAATTATTTTCAGGGAGATTAAACAAACCGAGAGCAATGTATGA
- a CDS encoding iron hydrogenase small subunit: protein MKRTRRSFLFLSTTSIVLISSFKYISNIFASTYTTIKNKRTKGVYTYDKSMPLRKSQDNPQIKAIYKEYLEHPNSHLAHKLLHTQYIDRSAKYKALKEKGILQ from the coding sequence ATGAAGCGTACCAGAAGATCATTTTTATTTTTATCAACGACGAGTATAGTTTTGATATCAAGTTTTAAATATATTTCAAACATCTTTGCTTCCACCTACACTACCATAAAAAATAAAAGGACAAAAGGCGTATATACCTATGATAAATCAATGCCACTGAGAAAATCACAAGATAATCCCCAAATAAAAGCAATATATAAGGAATACTTAGAGCATCCCAATTCTCATTTAGCTCATAAGCTACTCCATACTCAGTATATTGATAGATCAGCAAAATATAAGGCGTTAAAAGAAAAAGGGATTTTACAATGA
- a CDS encoding [FeFe] hydrogenase, group A yields the protein MNVTRKDLLKSTFLLPLLASCNRYSKTEGITIKNYVPSVEEYDKTFYVQVDQSRCHACHTCTEVCPTGIIDGKDKKSTSKHTVHHYDGCVNCGQCLVNCPYGAIQEQVSFITDIEDAINDKRKTVVAMVAPAVRYAIGEPFGFEPGYNAMPQMTAALKQLGFDIVWDNEFAADLTIIEEGTELIQRITKKVDKPLPQFTSCCPGWIKYVETFYPELIPHLSTCKSPIGMLSALAKTYGAKKIKKDSKDIYTVSIMPCIAKKFEGLRPELNASGYRDIDATINTRELAYMFKKNNIDLKNISHENPDPVLGISTGAATIFGVTGGVMEAALRFAYEAVTGKQLTNIEFESVRGEQGIREASIPVGGLTINVCVISGLKNAKPVIEMVKNGTSKYHFIEVMTCPGGCVNGGGQPLDPDNVFIL from the coding sequence ATGAATGTCACCAGAAAAGATCTTCTAAAAAGTACATTTCTTTTACCGCTGTTAGCATCCTGTAACAGATATTCTAAAACCGAAGGAATTACCATAAAGAACTATGTGCCATCGGTTGAAGAATATGATAAAACGTTTTACGTACAGGTTGATCAAAGCAGGTGTCATGCCTGCCATACGTGTACAGAAGTATGCCCCACGGGTATTATTGATGGCAAAGATAAGAAGAGCACAAGCAAACATACTGTTCATCACTATGATGGGTGCGTTAATTGCGGTCAATGTCTTGTCAATTGCCCATATGGTGCTATACAAGAACAGGTATCATTTATTACTGATATAGAAGATGCAATTAATGACAAAAGAAAAACCGTTGTGGCAATGGTTGCTCCAGCGGTACGATATGCAATTGGCGAGCCTTTTGGTTTTGAACCGGGATACAATGCAATGCCACAAATGACGGCAGCTTTAAAGCAATTAGGTTTTGATATTGTATGGGATAATGAATTTGCAGCAGATCTTACTATAATTGAAGAAGGTACTGAGCTTATTCAGCGCATTACCAAAAAAGTGGATAAACCATTACCACAGTTTACTTCATGCTGTCCTGGATGGATTAAATATGTAGAAACATTTTATCCAGAATTAATTCCGCATTTATCTACCTGCAAATCACCAATTGGTATGTTAAGTGCATTAGCAAAAACATATGGAGCGAAAAAGATCAAAAAGGATTCAAAAGATATTTATACAGTTTCTATCATGCCCTGTATTGCAAAAAAATTTGAAGGGTTGCGTCCTGAACTCAATGCAAGCGGTTATAGAGATATAGACGCTACAATTAATACTCGTGAGCTTGCTTATATGTTTAAAAAGAATAACATTGATTTAAAAAACATATCCCATGAAAATCCTGATCCAGTGTTGGGTATTTCTACCGGTGCTGCTACCATATTTGGCGTTACGGGTGGCGTTATGGAAGCTGCATTGAGGTTTGCCTATGAAGCGGTAACGGGGAAGCAACTTACAAACATTGAATTTGAATCTGTACGAGGTGAACAAGGAATACGAGAAGCATCAATACCTGTGGGCGGGTTAACAATCAATGTATGTGTCATATCTGGGTTAAAAAATGCAAAACCTGTTATTGAAATGGTTAAAAATGGTACATCAAAATATCATTTCATCGAAGTGATGACCTGCCCTGGCGGATGTGTCAACGGCGGTGGTCAACCATTGGATCCTGACAATGTGTTTATTCTATAA
- a CDS encoding cysteine synthase family protein: MQKTNSHSINITSYSLITAIGNTPLIELAKLSPKGSRILAKFEGANPGGSIKDRTAWYMIKKAIESGALTPDKTILEPTSGNTGIGLAMVGSALGYKVVLCMPKCVSVERQQTLIAFGAQLVLTEGCMGTDGAIIQAHKMYEENPDIYFMPNQFSNPANVLAHYETTGAEILKQTGGQISAFVAGLGTTGTIMGVAKRLKEYNPKIRIIGVEPVVGHSIQGLKNMQEAIVPDIYNPGMLDDIITIDDETAFEYARKLALQEGLFCGMSSGAAVAGSIQVANTLKQGTVVTILPDRGDRYLSTALFQSICAKCPP; this comes from the coding sequence ATGCAAAAGACTAATTCTCATTCTATCAATATTACTTCATACTCCCTTATTACTGCTATAGGGAATACTCCTCTCATTGAGTTAGCTAAACTTTCACCTAAAGGAAGCAGAATATTAGCAAAATTTGAAGGTGCAAATCCTGGCGGTTCCATAAAAGATCGCACCGCCTGGTATATGATTAAAAAAGCCATTGAATCGGGCGCTTTAACACCTGACAAAACTATTCTTGAACCAACAAGTGGTAATACTGGCATTGGGCTTGCAATGGTTGGTTCTGCATTAGGATACAAAGTTGTTCTTTGCATGCCAAAATGTGTTAGTGTTGAACGCCAACAAACACTCATTGCGTTTGGCGCACAGTTAGTATTAACCGAAGGGTGTATGGGTACTGATGGTGCGATAATCCAGGCACATAAAATGTATGAAGAAAATCCGGACATCTATTTCATGCCCAATCAGTTTTCCAATCCTGCAAATGTACTTGCGCATTATGAAACTACCGGCGCTGAAATTCTGAAGCAAACAGGTGGACAGATAAGTGCTTTTGTAGCAGGACTGGGAACCACTGGAACCATTATGGGTGTAGCTAAAAGGTTAAAAGAATATAATCCCAAAATCAGAATTATTGGTGTTGAACCTGTAGTTGGCCATTCCATTCAGGGTTTAAAGAATATGCAGGAAGCGATAGTTCCTGACATATATAATCCCGGTATGCTTGATGACATCATTACCATTGATGATGAAACTGCATTTGAATATGCACGCAAATTAGCCTTACAGGAAGGGCTCTTTTGTGGGATGTCAAGCGGTGCTGCAGTTGCCGGTAGCATTCAGGTTGCAAACACTTTAAAACAGGGGACAGTGGTTACAATTCTACCCGACAGAGGTGACCGATACCTCTCCACTGCATTGTTCCAATCAATTTGCGCCAAGTGCCCACCGTGA
- a CDS encoding NADH-dependent [FeFe] hydrogenase, group A6, with amino-acid sequence MKTVMLTINDKKFEVPDNYTVLQAAKEMGIQIPTLCYHDDLCVAGNCRVCLVEQKGMRALQTSCTLQVAPGMTIYTNTRRVREVRKTIIELLLSEHADNCTSCYKNGNCELQQLAKEYMVDGNKFIKTIRYWNIDDSSPSIIKDDSKCIKCTRCVRTCEQLQSVSALYSAHKGDHTKIATFFDKPLDEVICTNCGQCINRCPTGALIEKNYIQEVWDALDNEEKFVVVQTAPAVRVSIAEALGIGVGKISTGKLVAALRRLGFDAVLDTDFTADLTIIEEGNEFLHRVTKAIRDKQNVALPMTTSCSPGWIKFIEHKYPDLLANVSTCKSPQQMFGALAKTFYAQKRNIDPARMVTVSIMPCTAKKYEANRPEMYSSGYKDVDYVLTTRELALMIQQAGIDFEKLPEEDYDSIMGKSTGAAVIFGATGGVMEAALRTVYEIVTGKEVPFQKLNITPVRGMEGVRAASITINGTKPEYSFLDGVTVKVAVAHGLANAARLMDEVRAGKSSYHFIEIMACPGGCIGGGGQPIPTNLDIRKKRAEAIYEADMQLPIRKSHENPEIKQIYQEFLKEPLGHLSHTLLHTHYSKRL; translated from the coding sequence ATGAAAACAGTTATGCTGACAATAAACGATAAAAAATTTGAAGTACCAGACAATTATACTGTGCTACAGGCTGCAAAAGAAATGGGTATACAAATACCTACTCTTTGCTATCATGACGATCTTTGTGTGGCAGGTAATTGCAGAGTATGCCTGGTGGAACAAAAAGGTATGCGAGCACTACAGACTTCATGCACGCTTCAGGTAGCGCCGGGTATGACTATTTATACCAATACCAGACGTGTACGGGAGGTCCGCAAAACAATTATTGAGCTACTTTTGTCAGAACATGCTGATAACTGTACTTCGTGCTATAAAAATGGAAATTGTGAGCTACAGCAGCTTGCAAAAGAATATATGGTAGATGGCAATAAATTTATTAAAACAATACGGTATTGGAATATTGATGATTCTTCGCCATCAATAATTAAAGACGATAGTAAATGTATAAAATGTACTCGCTGTGTGCGTACCTGTGAGCAGTTACAGAGTGTATCAGCGTTATATAGTGCTCATAAAGGTGATCACACAAAAATAGCAACTTTTTTTGATAAGCCGCTGGATGAAGTAATATGCACTAATTGTGGCCAGTGTATAAACAGATGTCCTACGGGGGCTTTGATTGAAAAAAATTATATTCAAGAAGTATGGGATGCTCTGGATAATGAGGAAAAATTTGTAGTGGTACAAACAGCTCCTGCTGTGCGAGTAAGTATTGCAGAGGCTCTGGGCATAGGGGTTGGTAAAATCAGCACAGGAAAACTGGTAGCAGCACTGCGAAGACTTGGATTTGATGCAGTGCTCGATACTGATTTTACCGCTGATCTAACTATAATTGAAGAAGGAAATGAATTTTTGCACCGTGTTACCAAGGCTATTCGTGATAAGCAGAATGTTGCGTTGCCAATGACAACATCGTGCTCACCTGGCTGGATAAAATTTATAGAGCACAAATATCCTGATTTGTTAGCAAATGTATCAACGTGTAAGTCCCCACAGCAGATGTTTGGTGCTCTTGCCAAAACATTTTATGCACAAAAACGAAATATCGACCCTGCAAGGATGGTTACAGTTTCAATAATGCCCTGTACTGCAAAAAAATATGAGGCAAACAGACCCGAGATGTATTCAAGTGGCTATAAGGATGTTGATTATGTATTAACTACCCGTGAATTGGCTCTAATGATACAGCAAGCAGGTATTGACTTTGAGAAACTTCCTGAAGAAGATTATGATTCTATAATGGGTAAGTCCACTGGTGCGGCAGTAATTTTTGGAGCTACCGGTGGTGTTATGGAAGCGGCGTTGCGTACGGTTTATGAGATAGTTACTGGTAAAGAGGTTCCGTTTCAAAAATTAAATATCACACCGGTAAGAGGGATGGAAGGTGTTCGTGCTGCGTCAATTACTATTAATGGAACAAAACCTGAATATAGCTTTCTTGATGGGGTAACTGTAAAAGTGGCAGTTGCTCATGGTCTTGCTAATGCTGCACGCCTTATGGATGAGGTACGAGCAGGGAAAAGTTCATACCACTTTATTGAAATAATGGCCTGTCCCGGTGGCTGCATAGGCGGAGGAGGACAGCCAATACCAACTAACCTTGATATACGTAAAAAGCGCGCTGAGGCAATTTATGAAGCTGATATGCAATTGCCAATACGGAAATCACATGAAAATCCTGAAATTAAGCAAATTTATCAAGAGTTCCTTAAAGAGCCTTTGGGTCATTTATCACATACGCTATTACATACTCACTATAGCAAGCGGCTGTAA